DNA sequence from the Tachysurus fulvidraco isolate hzauxx_2018 chromosome 1, HZAU_PFXX_2.0, whole genome shotgun sequence genome:
ATTGTTTAAAGCTAAAGTAAAAAGAGTTAGAGCAACCATTACAACCATTCCCCAAAATTCCCCATGAATCCCAAACTGAAAAGCATGTCCGAGCAAGGAAGTGAGAAGCTTCTCAGAAGCTTGTAGGTGGTTACTGCAAGAGTTTGACTCAAAGAAAATGGCATCTAAATACTAACAAAGTGCCTGTAAACTGTCACCCAAAAGCTGATATAGTAAAGAAAAGCTGAAGAAAATCTCTCTTAGCGATTCATTTGAAACGGCCACTTGTGGGAATAAAGTAGATGCCCTAACTGGACGTTACACGGCTTGTATGTGAGGATGAATTGTGTTGGAAAAAATTGAATGTCTTGTATGTAAACATTCAGCTTCAACTGTACCACGTCATCTTTTTCCCTGCAGCAACATGGACACGTTTTTTATGTATCGTTATGGAAGGGAAGTATTTATCACAAAATTGATTGTGACAGAATCATGTGTCCATATTAATGTCAAACAAGAGTAATTCAACCcgtgcaagaaaaaaaaggccCATTATAAAAGAGCTCATTAATATCATCAAATGACTCTGTGCCACTGTGTTTTACTGCCATCATATTTTAATAGTTATTTTCAGTGAAGAGCTGTAAACAGGGTTTACTACACATTTCCTTTCTTGGCACGTGCTTGCTACAGTCAACACAAATATCCAAACACAGTGAAGACTGCATGGCTATCAGGCACCAAAGGCAGAGCACAAATATATCCACCATTTCCGATCATATACAAGAAAGTGTCGAATGAATACCTTCaatttttacttcatttatcGTATcgcttttttttgtaaacaggTGTCTGAGAAGTGAATCTGGTTTATGATGGCATTAGAAATAGCTAGTGAAAACAGTGTAGTGCACAGCTACAAATTTGATAGTGTTTCTcgaatttatgaatttatttatgctTCATTATTAAAGATTTTCATTTGACTCCACACCGTGTCGTCTGACAAGGACACATCCAATGAACTGAGACCTTTTAAAGCACAGCCACGTTAACTAAGAATAATTTCAGAATTTCTTTGGTCTGGAACAGAATTCAAAGTACTAatagtattaaatatattaataaatgatatGAATTACAGTTAAAACTGACAAATTATAGCTTAAATATCTGAATTTTCCATCTGCAGTATGGGTATGGTTGCAGTAACAGTATTGTAGTAACTACGAagtaaaaatttgtattttgaCACCATCTGTCTGGCATCTAACATCCGGCACTGATTCCCTTAAACCCACCCAGAACAACAAGGCCTCAGGGTGAGGACTCCCAGCGAGTTTATTAGCCCTCTTGACTGACCAGACCTGTGTTACTGGAATTCTCTTATTGCTCGTCATGACCTGTTCGTTTGGTCATTACACAGTTCCCGCATGCTCTGGGAAAACTGTCTGTAAACACGATATCCTAGCAATCAggtatccacacacacacacacacacacacacacacacacacacacacacacacacacacacacacacacacatttcaaataTTTACCCTAACTCTAAAAATGTTCAAAACTCCAAACAAAACGAGCAGCTATGTTTAGCAGACAATGCCAGGGGGTCATAAGATAAGAACTCATGGCAGAGTTATACCTATAGCAAAAATCAGCAgaataaataactaaacatcaggaaaaaaaaaaaacctcaagcACAAACACTACAATGCACTTACGTCGTATTTAGCAGAAATGTTGTCGTCCATATCAGAGTCATTTGGGTCCACCACATCCTGAAAAGGAGGCAAAGTAGACACTTTTCTTCTCTCAGACAGCTCATTATCCCTTAACTTGGCATGCCTGACCTGCGATTTTTCCTTTAGAGCCTTTTTATCCGAGTGGTGAAGCTGAACCAAGCTGGAACTGGACTGGAGTTTCTGTGATGAGTCTGAAAAACTTCCTTTCCGTTTTTTGGTAATGTGGGCTTCGTCGTCCATCGAGGGTCTTCGTTTATTTTGGCCCAAGCTCGAGAAGCTAACCTCAGTTGCCCGGTGTTCCTTAGAAATGGCCTTGGGCTCTTTGAATCCCATCTTAGGAATGGGTTGCTCATCACGCAGGGGCTGGTTCTCTTTGGGTTTCTTCAAGGAGTCTTTGGAGACTTTGCCTGAATCCCTGCTGAAGTCTCTGAAGGCACTTTTGGACTCTTTTGAGTCTTTGGAAGGCTTGTCCTTGTGCTCCTTGGATGGCTTGTGGAGCTTGAGTGAGCTGCTGCTGATGCTGTTAttggtggtggtgattgtgAGGGCACTACTGCTTTTGGACCCGTCCTGCagacaaaatacaaaagatTAAGGTTTAAGTGAAACCAGACAGATAAGCAGAGCAGCCAGTTAAAAGAAACTAATTCAGTTAGAGTAGAAAAATGGCGTTTTTGTGTACGTGTCTGAGAGAATGTCAGAGAAGCATATATAGTGAGTTAATGCTTTCAACAGaactcaaaaaagaaaaatttacattatttacatcctGTCTTATTTtggagtatatatatatatatatatatatatatatatgagagagagagagacaggagagctACAGGAGAGGTGGAAGTTGAAGCCCGCAGTTATAACCTAGACACGGAGGCTTTAAGCCACTTCCTTGCCTAATGACTGGGTCGCTCTGTCCCAAGGTCAGGCGTGGTAGCCCCTGTCAATATTTCACTCGTGTTGTAAAGCCATTAGGAAGTCTAGACAGAGGTGGTGTTATGACCTGCCTAAACTACCtctaaagctttttattttctctatcTGTTGTTGACCCTCGGATCGTTGAACACAAAGAGGTTTCTTCATGGTGAGCCAAAGAATACAATTCGACCTGACGGAAAGCTTAGAGTGTTCATTTATATACGTTTTACAAGGCTGGAGCCACACCAGTAGCTGAAACCAAATTAAACAGAGAAGCCTTGCTTCTTATTATTAAAGTGAAGTCTGATTTAATTAGACTAAATTTGAATAGTATTGAAATACACTCTAAAATATAAGATAGAACATGCTACTGGCAGCAACCTGAAGTATGATGGATGACTTATTTTCAACTGTTACATTTTTCTAAACCTTAAAGGGGTTGTGTTTGTGCACATACGCAAAGATtctacacacaagcacacgacCAAAACACCAAATTAAACAGAGCACAGGGAGAAGATTCCAGAACATGGACCGTCTTTTGCCCATTTGCTAAGAAAGCTGATGTAGTTGTGCAGCAGCCGGGCTACCAGTGACCCTTGATCTGTCAGTAATCCATCACGTGCGAGGGCCTGTTTAGTTTTGGAACCGTTTCCATGTGCGGTAGGGGAGTCCCGTAACCTCTGCTTGCATGCAGCGCTTCAAGCTGGATCACAGTAAGTGATATGACACTGGagactaaaaataaaacctaactGAAGAAATATGTAGGTGCCTGGTCCTGCACGATTTACTAGCGTAAAGAATAATGTGCTTCACTCAATACATGAAAAAAAGGGTTTTAACTTCTAAGCTCCCTGTGCAACACTGCTGGAAACTAATAACTGAGGTGAAGccttacataaaaaaataaaaaaaagcctgaacCATTTCTTAAATGGTTCTTTCAGACAgactgaagaaaaaagagaaaaaatgaaaatgtctgaGGTCTATAAGTATTTCACAGTTAATTCAAAATGCCTCCTGAAACGGGACACCCTGCTGCTTAGTTTACGTCATCATAATGTAAGCACTTGCCTTTTTCCCAGCCAAGAAATGCCTGACTCAAGCCCATGTTTAACGTCTCTTGAAATCTCAGCTAAATGCCCTGAACATATTTGAACTTGCCAAATATGGAAGATTAAGAAAAGTTCTTTGAAGAGATAAAAATTCTTTGGGTGAGagatttagtgtttttttttggtgagtGTCAGCTCTTTCGGTTTACTGTACAAGCCGTGAGGGAATAAATTGGATATTTATACTAACCTTTGCTCCTGGAAAGGATTTGTTCTTTTTGCCATCAGAGAAGTTGAGTGTCAGTGAGCTGCTGGGTAAAGTGGGCAGCTTAAGGTGCTGACCGAACAGAGACGTCGAGCCTTCCTGCATGACCATGACCTGAGGATAACAAGAAACCTACTAAATTACGTGAGGAACTCTGATGAATAAAGCAATGAAGAACTGATACAATGGTTTTGTGGTTGTTGATTAAGTATTTGAACACGACAACTTAATttgataatgattattattaataataataataatcaaatccTTACTTTAGAGTCTTCTGAACTTCTTTTGTGAGGATCTCGTTGCTATCAAAATAGAAAGCAAACAATTAGACAAGCCTGTAAgggagattaaaaaaacaaacacatcctTGACAAATGACGATGTACTTTACTAATATGTCTTATATGATGAAGGACAAAATCCTTCCCAGATGACCTCAAGTCCCTGTTGAGGTAGACTGATATTACACATCCTAACAGGTCTTTCTTAATTAAACGACTTCCTGGATAAAGGCTCGTTGTCAATCAACAGCACTGATTCATGCTACACCACCCTGTTTGTAAAGTAGTACTGAGGGAAATTAGGTCACATCCTCATCCACAAAAAGTCTGATCCCTGGAGTAAAACAAAGCCGACAAGCGCGTAGCAGCAGAATAATATCCTTAGATAAGGAGAATTTTAGATGAATGGCTCATGTTTGATGTGATTCGATCATCAGGTTAAgttttcatgaataaatcatggaaaacacaaaacacacacacacggacacacggacaggCGTCCTCTGGCATGGTACCAAGTAcagtttttgtgtcttttagtAATGGATGGTTCAGGTTGGCACTGGCCCACTTTTATTCATCCTACAAAAGTAACTCATCTTGACTAAGAACAGTAATTCCATTAAGACCAACTCACTGACAGTGGGGTTTATTGTCGAGCTTTGCAGAATCATACAGCTTTGTGGAGCAGCACTACACCCGCACCTTgctgtggggattagtgtgtgcatttttgtgtgtgtgtgtgttcatgcccACAGCTTTCAATAAAGACACCACCCACATCAACATACTGTAAAGCTGGGAGAGAGCCCGGATTCGGAAAACTTAAAATGAGAAACAGGCGGTTCTGCGATAAAacggagattaaaaaaaagattaaaacgGATAAAAACAGAAGAGTGAGTGAGGCTTCCAGCATGTTCAAGGACAGAATTTCAATGCTGCTATTTTTAGAGCGGTTATTGTTTACATCCTAAATAACAATTTAGTACCCTAAACCACTAGAGGTTTATTCCAGTATATTTACCTAACTTCAATGATCATTTTTACCCTAGTGGATCTAAGTAAAAATGTTAACCTGGAGCAATAAAGAGAACATCTGCCTTCATGAGCCTTATTCCTTCTCAGCTCTGTTTAGTTTCAGTTTTCGTCCCATGAAATTCAGTGGCAGGAATGACACAAAGGAATACACCAAGCAGGCGTGTATGTGCATTTACCCCTCCGGCCTTTAGCAGCTTCCTGCGGAACTCCTCTGTCGGGTTGTTAAAGGTGAGCTTCTCACAGCGCAGATGATTGACAGGGGGATGACCCTCCAAGTGCAGGAACAGATCGTAGTCGAAGCGCACTTTTTTCGGCTCCTCCTGGCGAACAGGAAAGCGTAGGCTCGCGTTCAGCACGTTTATATGAAACTCTGAGGAAAGGGAATTTTTTAAACAAGCTTCAGTTTTATAAATACGTACCTTATTTCGGAAGTACACTTCGATAGGCAGGATAAAGCCGGCGTATCCAGACTCTTCCACTTTATACGGTGGATCCTTGCACACTGTGGCAAATAGGGTGAGGGGTGGGggggacaaaaacaaacatttagtgATCAGTCCTGGACATTTATCACAAGTTCAGATCACTTATTAGGCTCAGACGTCCTTAGGTTAAAAGTCAAATCTGACAAAACTACTTTTATTTGCAGTATTGGTTTGTAAGATGTTACCTGAAGTGGCCTTTGATGaattttgtgttcttttttttttgttttaaaaggtCTATAGGAAATGCAGATTTCAGTGCACTTGATCAGGCATTCGCTTGATATATTGCTACATTAGCTTTTTGTGTTCTGACAAGATGTTTGATACTGGAAATGTGAAAGTTGTAACAAACTATTCCAGAAACATTCATCTAGAAAGAATTAAAAAGTGTTGAACCAAAATTTGGGAAACTTCATTTTTGTCCTGAAGCTGTACATATTAAACCTTTTTGGGACGGTTAAAGCAAGCAGACTTTTTTAGTTATTAGCTTGCTTGCTAGATTGATTCAGAGCAAAATTCATACTTTTGGCAAGTTTTGTATTTGGCCTGATCCGTTTCGACAGTTCATAAATTTAAGGGAaccagaaaaacaataaaaccttTGCTAAGGGTCGTGTGGGAAGGAATGGAGCTGGAAACGTAATCAGAAAGTCTTTGGAAACTCCTTGGAAACTTTCGGCAATTGGGTCGTATCTGGGTTAAATCGTGTTCTCGCTACGACCAAACTGCACCTGAATCTTGAGTGCGACTGCCCCAGTTCTGCCCAAAATTGGTAGAGAGACACCACATTTCAAATATACCGAAGACTAAATAAACCAACATGCCCTGGATAAATGGCTAGTATTGCATGATATGATTAAATAGTCATCTTTACTTAAAATCAAACTTTCAATGCAGAGCTTAAGATGGAATTCATTATTAGTGCCACAGTGCGGTCCAGCAATCCGACACATGTAGTGCTTTGCCAAAGAGCATTTTGTGAAAGGTCTAtacatagaagaaaaaaaaaactatgacaATAAATCAATATCTCAGTTCTGGCACAGCATCTGTGTGCTGTATCATAGTGCAGTCAGCCCAAGAACCAGAGCAGAtcagtgtgtattatttatttgcccTGACGTGAGGTTAATAAAGCGAGAATCTCGGCCCGGTCTCACAGCTGTACTGTAGTAACTGTACTGGGGATATAAAGTTAGGAAATGCAATACCGTAATTTCATGCTGCCTTTGACCTGCATAGAATCAAATCTTTTCGcattttcaatttaaaaatgtattacagaTTGACTCTGCTGTGAACTGGAGTATGTATGGTATAGTATAATGCTATGCTTGGATTACATTCTGTCTCACCTATAAGtggttttaaatcttttatgtTTTAGCTTGTAAAAACAGATGGAATCGCACATCTGACTCATTCACACTCTAACCTTGCTTCatcatacatatatacacatctaagtacacacactcacggaAATGTGTGATGGTCCCAATTATGAATTTGAGAAGACAGACCCACGAGACACTTGTTTGTCTTGCTCTCGGTGTCCCACAGGGACTTACAACGGTACGAGCAATTAGTCACCATGCTCCATGCTCACTGAGAGCCGAGGACATCTGGAGACAAATTAGCTTTAAACAGAAACCGTCTTTCTAAAAGTCTACCAAAATTTCTTCCCTAATGACAAACGGTACAAAAGAATGATTTCCTCTAACTGTAGCGTAGGTAAATTATATCCGTGTGTGTTCGGGGCTTACGATATTATTGAGCTTCGTCAACAATAATCACATGTGACACAAGGTTTAATTCAAGCGggataacaaaaaaacaaaaacaacactacAGCTCTACACAGTGAGGATCCCAGTCACAGCATGCACAGCATAAACACAAACCAACCGAACGTGGATTCGTTTAAAAGTCCTTACAATGCAGCTAACATTTCAATTACAAAAAGGGGACTAATTAGGACGAGTAAGAATCTAGACCTTGAAGCCATTTCCAAACCCTGAGCCACAGAAATACTCACTCTCAAATTACACTGAAATCAAGACTCGACCTCGACAAGCAGAGACTCGTCTCTCCTGACCAGACAGCTCATGACCCCAGTCCTGGGGTCACGTCGCCCAGACACTGCACTGCTGCACAAATATTATGGGTTGCAATTAATTGCATGACTGGGTCAGGTTCAATTATAAACAGTTAAACGGGCCTATTCACTgcactgtgtttattttctctgatAAAGCCACTGTTGTGTATAGGCCATAAAGTGGAATTGTATCGTTTGGGTTTATCTTTAGTGTTTTTGAGAAAGGTTCATAGACCAGAGTAGGTTTCAGTTCAAAATATagaaaagtaaaatgaaaaagaaaaagaaagcacaaaaaATGGTGCCAACTCTCaattatttaattgtaaaaacctctacactgaaaaaaaaagaagaaaaaaaaagtctgatttttttatttatagtaattCTATTGTCAAGATTTTTGCTTTGAGGTTGTTTTAGCTTCAAACCCAGCAAAAAGAGAC
Encoded proteins:
- the mllt3 gene encoding protein AF-9 isoform X2, with amino-acid sequence MASSGAVQVKLELGHRAQVRKKPTAEGFTHDWLVFVRGPEHTNIQHFVEKVVFHLHESFPRPKRVCKDPPYKVEESGYAGFILPIEVYFRNKEEPKKVRFDYDLFLHLEGHPPVNHLRCEKLTFNNPTEEFRRKLLKAGGQRDPHKRSSEDSKVMVMQEGSTSLFGQHLKLPTLPSSSLTLNFSDGKKNKSFPGAKDGSKSSSALTITTTNNSISSSSLKLHKPSKEHKDKPSKDSKESKSAFRDFSRDSGKVSKDSLKKPKENQPLRDEQPIPKMGFKEPKAISKEHRATEVSFSSLGQNKRRPSMDDEAHITKKRKGSFSDSSQKLQSSSSLVQLHHSDKKALKEKSQVRHAKLRDNELSERRKVSTLPPFQDVVDPNDSDMDDNISAKYDSEQHSPSSSSSSSGYRPTHKRQVLGPLQTIIPDLHSDDNEDESEEEEDNDMDSDMERPLHTHMTHRHRRVSLSDGSDSENSYASSPLPHNEAPPLLKASNNQILDMKNPMKQTKGDKNKNIDCDKAYLDELVELHRRLMALRERHILQQIVNLIEETGHFHITNTTFDFDLCSLDKTTVRKLQSYLETSGTS
- the mllt3 gene encoding protein AF-9 isoform X1, which gives rise to MASSGAVQVKLELGHRAQVRKKPTAEGFTHDWLVFVRGPEHTNIQHFVEKVVFHLHESFPRPKRVCKDPPYKVEESGYAGFILPIEVYFRNKEEPKKVRFDYDLFLHLEGHPPVNHLRCEKLTFNNPTEEFRRKLLKAGGQRDPHKRSSEDSKVSCYPQVMVMQEGSTSLFGQHLKLPTLPSSSLTLNFSDGKKNKSFPGAKDGSKSSSALTITTTNNSISSSSLKLHKPSKEHKDKPSKDSKESKSAFRDFSRDSGKVSKDSLKKPKENQPLRDEQPIPKMGFKEPKAISKEHRATEVSFSSLGQNKRRPSMDDEAHITKKRKGSFSDSSQKLQSSSSLVQLHHSDKKALKEKSQVRHAKLRDNELSERRKVSTLPPFQDVVDPNDSDMDDNISAKYDSEQHSPSSSSSSSGYRPTHKRQVLGPLQTIIPDLHSDDNEDESEEEEDNDMDSDMERPLHTHMTHRHRRVSLSDGSDSENSYASSPLPHNEAPPLLKASNNQILDMKNPMKQTKGDKNKNIDCDKAYLDELVELHRRLMALRERHILQQIVNLIEETGHFHITNTTFDFDLCSLDKTTVRKLQSYLETSGTS